CACGTTCGTCAAAGGTGAAATCACCGATTTGATCTAACGGGGCGGAGAAAATCTGATCGCGTTGTTGCATTGTTATAACCTGCAATAAAAATTATCAAAATAAGGCGGCGTATTTTAGTTAAAATGACCGGCTTTGTCTCTACTTAAACAGTATATAGGGTGAATAATTTCATTGTTTCGCTATCGTGTTGGTTTTTTCATCGGTGAAAAAGACTTTTTTGTTAAATAAATAACGGTTATTTAACCAGCAAGACGCAATCGGAACAGCAACGAATCAGCGGCTTTTTAAGTCGTTTGGCTATAACTGTTAGTAGTTTCGGCATTACTTGAAGTTGTTTTAGTATAGCTATTGGTTGCCGTGCTAATTTCTATTACAATAACGGTAATTTTTTGAGGATAGCTAAACGTGGCTACCCGATTCATCGATTTAGTAGGATTATACAGATGCGTACAGTGTATTGCGGACAGGTAAATGAAGCACATATCGGCCAACAGGTTGAGTTGTGTGGTTGGGTTAATCGTCGTCGTGATTTAGGCGGTGTTATTTTTATCGATTTACGTGACCGTGAAGGTATTGTGCAAGTTGTTTATGATCCAGATGTAGAAGCTGTATTTGAACGTGCTAGCCAATTACGTAACGAATTCTGTGTAAAAATCACAGGTAAAGTACGTGCTCGTGATGAACGCCAAGTAAATAAAGACATGGCTACTGGTGGCATTGAAGTTCAAGGTCTAGAGCTTGAAGTTATCAATAAAGCAGACGTTTTACCACTTGATTTCAACCAAACAAATACTGAAGAGCAACGTCTTAAGCACCGTTTCTTGGATCTACGTCGCCCAGAAATGAGCAACCGTCTTAAGATCCGTGCTAAAGCAAGTAACTTTGTACGTCGTTTCATGGATGACCACGGTTTCCTTGATATTGAAACGCCAGTACTAACAAAAGCGACGCCAGAAGGCGCACGTGATTACCTAGTACCAAGCCGTACACACAAAGGTCAATTCTTCGCATTGCCACAATCACCACAGTTATTTAAGCAGCTGTTGATGATGTCTGGTTTTGATCGTTATTACCAAATCGTTAAATGTTTCCGTGATGAAGATTTACGTGCTGACCGTCAGCCAGAATTCACGCAAATCGATATTGAAACATCATTCATGACTGCACCACAAGTGCGTGAAGTGACTGAACGTTTAATCACTAGCATGTGGAAAGAAATCTTGGACGTTGAATTACCAGCGTTCCCAAGCATGACTTATGCTGAAGCAATGCGTCGTTTTGGTTCAGATAAACCAGATCTACGTAACCCGTTAGAACTTGTTGACGTTGCAGACATTTTAAAAGACGTTGAATTTAAAGTATTCGCAGAACCTGCTAACAACCCGAAAGGTCGTGTTGCAGTATTATGTGTTACTGGCGGCGCTAAACTTTCTCGTAAGCAAATTGACGAATACACTAAATTTGTTGGCATCTATGGCGCGAAAGGCATGGCATGGATGAAAGTGAAAGACGTAGCAGCTGGCGCTGAAGGCGTACAATCACCAGTAGCTAAGTTCTTAAGCGCTGATGTTATTACGGCATTACTTGAGCGTACTAACGCGAAAGACGGTGACATCATCTTCTTTGGTGCAGATACAAACAAAGTTGTAACTGAAGCACTTGGCGCATTACGTCTGAAAGTAGGTGTTGATTTAGAGCTTACTTCAAACGAGTGGAAACCACTTTGGGTTGTTGACTTCCCTATGTTTGAAGAAGATGGCGAAGGTAACCTACACGCGGTTCACCATCCATTCACTGCTCCAATGGATGTTAACGCAGAAGAGCTTCTAGCTAATCCTGCTAACGCAATTTCAGACGCATACGACATGGTTATTAATGGCTATGAAGTTGGTGGTGGTTCTGTGCGTATTCACAGAGGTGAAATGCAAAAAGCGGTATTCGAAATCTTAGGTATCGAAGCGCAAGAGCAGCAAGATAAGTTTGGTTTCCTACTTGAAGCACTTAAATACGGTACGCCGCCACATGCAGGTTTAGCATTTGGTCTAGACCGTCTAGCTATGTTGCTAACAGGTACAGATAACATCCGTGATGTTATCGCATTCCCTAAAACTACAACAGCTGCATGTTTATTAACATCAGCACCAAGCGAAGCAAACCCAGCTTCTCTTGAAGAGCTAAGCATTGCTGTTGTTAAGAAAGAAAAAGAGAAAGCGACTGACGCTGAGTAATCATATACCACCATTATTAATGGTGGTTGAATATAATTATGATGAATAAACGTTGTTAATGAAAACGGATATGGCCCTCGGTTATATCCGTTTTTTTATGTTCATATTTACAGGGATAAATGTTTAACTTTAGGATTGTTAGTTGGCTTTTTCAACACAGTTTCGACTGTTATTTTTTGCTTGGTAAAGCGCCTTGTCGGTAAGTGTTATGAATTATTGGGCATTAAAGTATGTAAACTTATTTGATGATTGTTTAACTCTAAATGAGAGGTTTATTAATGTTTATCAATATTTTCATTTAGTTACGTGAGATTGAACTATTATTATCTTCACGCAAATTATTAAGTCGTAATTGAGTAATACCAAATACTGAGCTATCAGGATATTTCCCATCAGCATCACTGGAACCTGCTACGATATTGATTAGTAGATTAATTGCCTCTTTTACATGATCAATTGCCCAGATATGAAATAACCCATTCTCAATGGCTTCGACGACATCACGGCGTAGCATTAAATTATGGACATTGGCTTGTGGTATGATCACACCTTGAGTGGCGAGTGACCCTTTTGCTGAACACACGTCAAAGAAGCCTTCTATTTTCTCATTAACACCGCCTATAGGCTGAGCATGGCCGAACTGATCCATCGAACCCGTGATCGCGATATCTTGACGTAATGCCAATTTCGAAAAAGCGGATATGATCGCACAACATTCCGCTAGTGATGCACTATCTCCGTCGACTTGGCCGTAAGATTGTTCGAAGGTTAAACGTGTCGTGAGTGGGATCTTGGCGGTTTGACCAAACACAGAGGCGAGATAGGCAGATAAAATCATGACTCCTTTAGAGTGAATGTTACCACCGAGTTTCACTTGACGTTCTATATCAAATATTTCCCCTTCACCAAATGAGGCGGTTGCGGTTATTCGTCCTGGGATCCCAAATTGATGTTCGGAGGTACTAATGACGGACAAGGCGTTGACCTGGCCAATTTTTTTACCACTAATATCGATTAACGTAGAGCCATTGATAAAGCTTTGTAATAGGTAGTCTTGTAGTCGACCTACACGCTGCTTTTTGTTTGAGAGCGCTTGTTCGACATGATGCTGCCTGATCAGCGTCGCATTTGCTAAGCGTGCGCAGTAGTTTGTTTCGCGCAATAGGTTGGCTATATCAAGCGAATGTAGCGATAGTTTTTCTTGATCTTCAGCCTGACGAGAGCTGTATTCAATGATCCTGCTAATGGCTTTACGATCGCAATGCAACATAGCGTTATCATGCACGATACTCGAAATGAACTGAGCATAGTGTGCTTCTGCAATATCGGTTCTCGGCATCACATCTTCAAAGTCGGCCGTTACACGAAATAGTTCTTTAAATTCAGGGTCATATTGCTGAAGAAGCTGGTAAGTTTCATAATCACCAAAGAGGATAATTTTAACTGATAGTGGTATCGGTTCTGGGTCTAACGAGATAGTACCCGATAAACTGACTTCTCTTTCGAGTGAGCTTAAATTTAATTTATTGGCGCGTAAGGCTCGCTTTAATCCGTCCCAAACATAGGGGCGCTCAAGGACTTTAACCGCATCAATCATTAATACGCCGCCGTTGGCTCGGTGTAAACTGCCACTGCGGATCAATGAGGCATCGGTAAATACGGTGCCTTTAAATGTCGCATTTTCAATATACCCAAAAATACTATGGTAGTTAGGACTTTCTTCTACCACGATAGGGAAGGAACCTGTTTCTTGACAAACCAAGACGTTGACTTGATAGCGGCGAGGCATTTTTTTATCTAACGCGGCATAAGCTAATGAAATATCATCCTCACTGCCTTCTACAAATATTTCGAGGTTGGTGAGAATGTCTTTATTCATCGCACTAAGGTGTGTTTTAACTTCTGAAAGATGATGATATTTTTCTTTTAAAGGTGTGGTGCAATGTACTAACACTTCGAGTGCGATTTGTTCATCCATCTTCTGACTTTTATCAGTATACTCTTCTTCCCAGATGGTTAACTGGCGGATTATGTCACGCAGTTTACTTTCAAGTTCAGAGATCTTACTCTCAAAATGCTTTCTTTCTTTGTCTGTTAATTGATCGAAATCTTCTTCCGTATAGGCCTCACCTTTGGGATCAATCGCAATGAGTTGGTAATCACCTTGGGCAGTGAGTGATAGGCTGATGCTGTGTTGTTTTGCTGACTTGGTTAAGTCTTGCAGTACCGCCTCTTGTTTTTCTTCCAACTGGTTCTTTAATTTATCGGAACGGGTGAAATAGATTTCATTATCAAAGGCCATCGGTAATGCTTTTACTAAGCGATGAATCAGACTCTCAACATCTTTTTTGAATTGATGTCCTTCACCTGCAGGTAGTTTTAGTACTTTAGGGTGGCGTGCATCATCAAAATTAATGACATAACACCAATCAAATACGGCTGTATTATTTGGAGCACTGTTATTGTCGTTAGGTTCATGACGATTTAAGTACCGTAATATCATGGTACGTTTACCTAGACCATTGTTCCCTAGCGCATAAATGTTGTAGCCTTTTTCTTTAATCGACATGGCAAATTCGACGGCTTGTTGCGCACGATCCTGACCAATAATTTGATCTAATGGTTGAAGGTGCTTAGTTGATTTACAGTTGGCTGCAAGCTTTGATAGTGTTGAAGGTCGATATAACTGACCACCACGTAGAGGTGTTATTGACATACAGTTCCCTCTTTTAAAACAGTCATTACCCCTAGTGTAGACATAGATCGCTTGTGTTAGCATACTGTTTTATACTTTACTGCCAGCTTATAGGCTACAAAGAGAGAGAAAATAAGAATGATAGTGAACGCTGACACCCTGATTATATTAGATTTCGAGACTACCGGATTATCACCTGATATGGGTGACCGTGCGATTGAGATCGGTGCGGTGAAAATCGAAAATGGCGAGATCACTGAACGTTTTCAAGAATTGATGTATCCAGGTCGACGAGTGAGCGGATTTATTGCTAATTACACTGGTATTACTAATAGTATGTTAGAAGATGCTGCGCCTTGTGAAGAGGTGATGCATCGTTTTGCTGATTTTATTCAGGGTTATAATTTGGTTGCGCATAACGCATCATTTGATAAACGTTTCTTAGATGCGGAATTAGCGCGAATTAGTCGCGAGTATGATGGTGAATTCAGTTGTTCATTGCTGGTGGCAAGGCGTATCTTTCAAGATGCACCGAGCCATAAATTAGGTGAACTGATTAAGTATACAAATATACCGTCAGACGGTGGTTTTCACCGTGCATTATTTGACTCTGAAATGACAACGAAGCTTTGGTTAGTGATGTTAAATGAAATAAAATCACGTACTCAGCTAGTTGATATTCCCTTTAATTTAGTTCAGAAAATCGCAAAAACACCAAAGAAATCGGTGGATAGACTATTACTTCGCTGTGCCAATTAACCCTTATTATGTCACCTTTAATAGGGTGGCAGTCCATTTTTGTGTACAGGGATTATAAGCTCAAATTTAGCGCCGCCAAGTTGACTTTTTGATACGACTATTTGACCTTCTAAGCGCTTTGAAGCACTTTTCGCAATTGATAGACCAAGCCCTAAACCACCTGTTTTACGGCTGCGGCTTTTATCTAAGCGAGCAAAAGGAATAAAAATTTGATGATAGTTTTCGGGAGGAATACCTGGACCATCATCTTCGACTGTTATTTTTATGGTGCTAGCAAGTTGAATAATGCTTACCTGAACAGCTGACTGAGCATGATTCAACATATTTTTTAGTAAGTTATCAAACGCTAAGCGTAAGCACATCTGGCTAGTCGTCATCGTTATTTTATCATCTGCTCGATAAGTTACCTTTATACTATTAGGTACCTGATATAGCGCGATTCGAGATTGAATGAAATCGGTTATTATAATGGATTGCGCGTTATCATTATAATGAGAGTGTTTAGCGCTGACGCGTGAAAAGGTGGTTATCTGCTCTGACAATTCAACCATGTCATCGACATAGTCATCGATACTATCCAGTAATTCTGTATGCTTATCTCCGCTGATATCTCGTTTCAAGATACCGACGGCTAGTTGTATGCGGCTAAGCGGTGTTCTTACTTCATGAGGTAAGGCTTGTGCGAAAATTTCACCTTCATCAACGCGCTCAGTAATTGCTTTTGCCATCGCATTAAAACTAGTAGAGAGTTCATGCAGTAGCGGGGTGGTTCGAAGATCTACGCGTGCATTCAGATCGCCTTTACCAAAGGTATGATTTATTTCAACTAAATGATTTATCTGAAGTTGTAACTTACGAATAGGGCGATATAAGTTTAGGGCAATAAGAAAAAGCATAAAAGCAAATGTGCCAAGTAAGATCAGATCGTCTTTAACGCCGTTTTCAACTTGATCATCATAAAGATCTTCACTGATGGTGATCGCTGCTATGGCATTGCTGAGTCGGTACACGGCGAGATATTCGTTACTTTTTTGCATATAAATATCGACTTTATTAATAGACTTTATGTACTTGCATTCTTGGCAAGGAGATAAGCTTTTTAATAAGCTGATTTTTTCAATGTTGTAGTTGTATAAATCAACTTCGGCGCGTTGATAAAAATCATCTGCATTCATTGATATACTATTACGTTGAGACTCCAACACTCGATAAACTTGCATCGTATTTTTGTAAAAATGCTCGGTATCTTTTTGATGAGCGAATATGTTCATTAACCATACCGTTAACAAAATACAGGCGCAGATAGCAATTACGATACAGATATAAATATGCGAAAAGAGTGAAGTCAGACGATTATTCATTGATCAGCATATAGCCTTTGTTACGGACTGTTTTTATGATCTGCTGAGTCGAGCAATCAATATTAAGTTTCTTACGTAAGCCTGAGATCCGCATATCAATAGATCGATCAGAGAAATCATGGTCGATACCACGCAGTTGTTGGCAACACTCTTCGCGAGAAATAATTTTACCTACATTTTTGGTCAATAATAACAGTAGATCATATTCGGAATCGGTTAGATCTAAGGCTTTTCCTCTAAATTCAACACGCTGTCTTCTCGGATCTATTTTGAGTCTTTTAAGTTCAATTTCATCAGGGCTACTTTTTTGCTGTCTGCTTGTGCGGCGTAGTAATGCTGCGATCCGTGCTGCCATAATATGTGGGCGCACTGGCTTGGTGAGATAATCATCAGCACCGAGTTTGAATAAGCTAATTTCGCTTAACTCATCATCACAAGCGGTTAATACTAGAATGGGTTCTTTAAAAAAGGTTCTCGCTTGAGCGCAAATTTCCATGCCTGATAAACCCGGCAGCATTAAATCTAAAATAAGTAGGGCAGGTTGATATTGCTTTATAGCTGTCAAGGCTATAGCACCATCATTAATAACCTTCGTTTCATAACCTTCGCTGTTTAAATACATAGCGGTTAATCTTGCAATTTCGTGGTCATCTTCGACGATTAATATTCGTGTACTAGGCATTGACCTCTCCCTTAGACGATATTGATACTGAGTGTGTAGGTTTAGCTACACACGATTGTTGCCGTGGAGTATAAACATATTTTTTGTTCTGTAACCTATCCGTAATTGGTATGAAACTAGGCGTGACAATAACAGTGATTTATAATGTTCGTTTTGGGCATATTTAAGTGCTTTATTTGCATTTATAGTGATTAAGTGACAATTTTGTGCCTATTAAGCCTGTATTATTGATTTTTCCTCTTACACTTGCTTACAATAAAAATCGGTTATTATCGCGTTAAAATAGAATTTGGTTGCAAATAATACATGACTAAATATAACTAAGTTTGGCTAATAAGTGCGGAGGGTAAATCATTTGTTGAATTAATTTACACAGCTTTAACATTCTACTTTTTGGTTATATATTCTTATCTACCTCTAATCCAAGCCCACTCTTAATCAGTTTGCTTGGTATTCACTCGATTTTTAGTCAATTGTACCGCTTATCTTTGTGTTGTTTATTATTCCTGTATTGTTTACGGCCGTACTTCTGGTTCGTTTAAATCGGGCGATGACGTTATTAGCGTTAATGATGCCTTACTCTATCGCAATGTTAATTGGCTGGACGATATTCTTGCTTGGTTATTGGGCGCTTGGTATCCCACTTGGAATACAAGCACCTTATGATTATAGCATGGGCTAGTAGACGTAATATTTAAATGATTTTGTTAAAATATAAAATAAAGCCAATTTAAGCATATACTTGAATTGGTTTTTTATGTATTCAGAGTTGGTAATATAAGCAAATAGTGAGGCAATTTGTATTTGTAACTTGGCTCGGTATATCATGATCAACCTTCTTTTAATATAAAGCCCACTGTGTTTACGTTTTATATATAAATATCAGTTGTGAAAGGATGCTAATGTCTCGCTTTTTCTTTTTTGTTTTGTTTATTCTTTTATCTGGTTGTGCTGCGGTGGTCGCGGTTAATTACGATGTTATGTATGGCGATGAAGACGTGCAAGATCGCTCGGTGCCTCTATCAAGCTCGCAAGCCGCGACTTACCTTAATGATGTTCAGCCATTGTTAAATCAACGATGTGTTGTTTGTCATGGTTGCTATGATGCGCCTTGTCAGTTAAAACTAACATCTCCAGAGGGTATTGAGCGTGGATTAAGTAAATCTTTGCTACACAGTGGATCTCGATTACTTGCTGTACCACCAAGTCGTTTATATAAAGACGCAACGACGACACAAGCGTGGCGTGAGCAAGGATTTTCAGCGGTATTGAATGAGCGTAAACAAGTTGAAGAAGCAAACTTAATGGCCAGTGTGCTGTACCGCTCTTTGGTGCTAAAGCAGCGAGATGTGTTAACTGGAGAAACCGCATCAACAACGGTATTGTCTGACAGTTATGACTTTTCACTTAACCGAGAACAGCAATGTAGTACGATAGGGGAGTTTGATGATTATGAATTACAGCATCCTGAAGGTGGCATGCCTTACGGTTTACCGGCATTAAATAATGATGAGTTCAAAATATTAGCCTCTTGGTTAATGAAAGGCGCAAAAATGTCGTCATTACCAGCGCTGTCTGATGAGCATATCGGGCAAGTAGCATATTGGGAAAAATGGTTTAATCAAGCGCCACTAAAAAACCAGTTGGTGAGCCGTTATATTTATGAACATTTGTTTTTGTCGCACCTGTATTTTAATGAGCTAGATAACACTTATTTTAAGCTTGTCCGTTCGATAACCCCGCCAGGGGAACCCATTGAGATCATTGCGACTCGTCGTCCGTATGATGACCCTAATATTGAGCGTGTTTATTATCGTTTACAGCGTGAACGTGAGACGATTTTAGCGAAGACGCACTTACCATATGCGCTTAATGCTGCGCGTATGTCGACATTTGAAGAAATATTTTATCAGCCAGAATATGAAGTAGATCATTTACCAAGCTATGAGCCAGAAGTGGCATCTAATCCGTTTGTTACGTTTGAGGCGATACCACCACAGTCTCGTTATAATTTTATGCTGCAAGAAGCCAAAAATACCATCATGGGGTTTATTAAAGGTCCTGTTTGTCGAGGCCAAATTGCTTTAAATGTTATCGATGATCACTTCTGGGTGTTTTTTGTTACACAAGAAGCACAAGCTGGATTGAATAGCGATAACTTTCTCTCTCAGCAAAAAGCACATTTACGGTTACCTGCTGAATCAGAAAGTAATGCTGGTGTAGTGGTTAATTGGTTTCAATATTCACAAGCACAAAAAGGATATTTAGAAGCTAAAAGTCGTAAGGTTAATCAGTTGCTTAATAAAGATTCATTATTGGATTTACACTTAGTTTGGAGTGGTGAAAACCTAACTACGACCAGTCAAGAACCGAAAGGAAATGATAATGCGGCATTGACGATCTTTCGTCATTTTGATAGTGCAACAGTGGTTAAAGGGCTTGTTGGCCAAGAACCTAAAACAGCCTGGTTAATTGATTATCCATTACTTGAGCGTATTCATTATTTGCTAGTGGCTGGATTTGACGTCTATGGCAATGTTGGTCATCAGCTAAATACTCGTTTATATATGGATTTTTTACGTATGGAAGCAGAGTTTAATTTCTTAAATTTGTTGCCAAAAGAAAGCCGTCAAAAAGAACATGATTATTGGTATCGTGATGAAGGTATTAATGTCAAAAAGTATTTAGAAAATAACGATCACTTTTTTGCGAAAAACACTGATATTAACTACAAAACACAAAAGCACAAAACTGAGCTTTTTTCGTTATTGAAGGCGCATTTAGAAAAGGTATTACCCAACCAATATACGTTAGCACAACCAGGCACACCTGTTAAAGAAGTAGCATTAATGCAGGTGATTATGGAATTAGTGGGCTCGCCAGTCAATCAGTTACCTGAAGTATCAGTATTACTCGTGAATGATGGTGATAACAAACGGGTTTATACCTTATTGAAAAATGTAGCGCACAGCAATATTTCGAGTTTACTCGATGAAGAGTCTAATTTGTTACCAGCAGAAGATACGCTAACGGTTGTGAGTGGTATTATTGGTGACTATCCGAGTGTTTATTTGACAGTAGAGGTAGATAAACTTCCAGTATTCGTCGCGTATTTGACTGCGATGAAAACAGCTGAGGATTATACCGCTTGGTTAGATGATTATGGTGTTAGACGCTCAGATACTCGA
This Moritella sp. 5 DNA region includes the following protein-coding sequences:
- a CDS encoding PolC-type DNA polymerase III, translating into MIVNADTLIILDFETTGLSPDMGDRAIEIGAVKIENGEITERFQELMYPGRRVSGFIANYTGITNSMLEDAAPCEEVMHRFADFIQGYNLVAHNASFDKRFLDAELARISREYDGEFSCSLLVARRIFQDAPSHKLGELIKYTNIPSDGGFHRALFDSEMTTKLWLVMLNEIKSRTQLVDIPFNLVQKIAKTPKKSVDRLLLRCAN
- a CDS encoding response regulator transcription factor; its protein translation is MPSTRILIVEDDHEIARLTAMYLNSEGYETKVINDGAIALTAIKQYQPALLILDLMLPGLSGMEICAQARTFFKEPILVLTACDDELSEISLFKLGADDYLTKPVRPHIMAARIAALLRRTSRQQKSSPDEIELKRLKIDPRRQRVEFRGKALDLTDSEYDLLLLLTKNVGKIISREECCQQLRGIDHDFSDRSIDMRISGLRKKLNIDCSTQQIIKTVRNKGYMLINE
- a CDS encoding ATP-binding protein, with translation MNIFAHQKDTEHFYKNTMQVYRVLESQRNSISMNADDFYQRAEVDLYNYNIEKISLLKSLSPCQECKYIKSINKVDIYMQKSNEYLAVYRLSNAIAAITISEDLYDDQVENGVKDDLILLGTFAFMLFLIALNLYRPIRKLQLQINHLVEINHTFGKGDLNARVDLRTTPLLHELSTSFNAMAKAITERVDEGEIFAQALPHEVRTPLSRIQLAVGILKRDISGDKHTELLDSIDDYVDDMVELSEQITTFSRVSAKHSHYNDNAQSIIITDFIQSRIALYQVPNSIKVTYRADDKITMTTSQMCLRLAFDNLLKNMLNHAQSAVQVSIIQLASTIKITVEDDGPGIPPENYHQIFIPFARLDKSRSRKTGGLGLGLSIAKSASKRLEGQIVVSKSQLGGAKFELIIPVHKNGLPPY
- a CDS encoding Lon protease family protein, with the protein product MSITPLRGGQLYRPSTLSKLAANCKSTKHLQPLDQIIGQDRAQQAVEFAMSIKEKGYNIYALGNNGLGKRTMILRYLNRHEPNDNNSAPNNTAVFDWCYVINFDDARHPKVLKLPAGEGHQFKKDVESLIHRLVKALPMAFDNEIYFTRSDKLKNQLEEKQEAVLQDLTKSAKQHSISLSLTAQGDYQLIAIDPKGEAYTEEDFDQLTDKERKHFESKISELESKLRDIIRQLTIWEEEYTDKSQKMDEQIALEVLVHCTTPLKEKYHHLSEVKTHLSAMNKDILTNLEIFVEGSEDDISLAYAALDKKMPRRYQVNVLVCQETGSFPIVVEESPNYHSIFGYIENATFKGTVFTDASLIRSGSLHRANGGVLMIDAVKVLERPYVWDGLKRALRANKLNLSSLEREVSLSGTISLDPEPIPLSVKIILFGDYETYQLLQQYDPEFKELFRVTADFEDVMPRTDIAEAHYAQFISSIVHDNAMLHCDRKAISRIIEYSSRQAEDQEKLSLHSLDIANLLRETNYCARLANATLIRQHHVEQALSNKKQRVGRLQDYLLQSFINGSTLIDISGKKIGQVNALSVISTSEHQFGIPGRITATASFGEGEIFDIERQVKLGGNIHSKGVMILSAYLASVFGQTAKIPLTTRLTFEQSYGQVDGDSASLAECCAIISAFSKLALRQDIAITGSMDQFGHAQPIGGVNEKIEGFFDVCSAKGSLATQGVIIPQANVHNLMLRRDVVEAIENGLFHIWAIDHVKEAINLLINIVAGSSDADGKYPDSSVFGITQLRLNNLREDNNSSISRN
- the aspS gene encoding aspartate--tRNA ligase, whose protein sequence is MRTVYCGQVNEAHIGQQVELCGWVNRRRDLGGVIFIDLRDREGIVQVVYDPDVEAVFERASQLRNEFCVKITGKVRARDERQVNKDMATGGIEVQGLELEVINKADVLPLDFNQTNTEEQRLKHRFLDLRRPEMSNRLKIRAKASNFVRRFMDDHGFLDIETPVLTKATPEGARDYLVPSRTHKGQFFALPQSPQLFKQLLMMSGFDRYYQIVKCFRDEDLRADRQPEFTQIDIETSFMTAPQVREVTERLITSMWKEILDVELPAFPSMTYAEAMRRFGSDKPDLRNPLELVDVADILKDVEFKVFAEPANNPKGRVAVLCVTGGAKLSRKQIDEYTKFVGIYGAKGMAWMKVKDVAAGAEGVQSPVAKFLSADVITALLERTNAKDGDIIFFGADTNKVVTEALGALRLKVGVDLELTSNEWKPLWVVDFPMFEEDGEGNLHAVHHPFTAPMDVNAEELLANPANAISDAYDMVINGYEVGGGSVRIHRGEMQKAVFEILGIEAQEQQDKFGFLLEALKYGTPPHAGLAFGLDRLAMLLTGTDNIRDVIAFPKTTTAACLLTSAPSEANPASLEELSIAVVKKEKEKATDAE
- a CDS encoding fatty acid cis/trans isomerase, encoding MSRFFFFVLFILLSGCAAVVAVNYDVMYGDEDVQDRSVPLSSSQAATYLNDVQPLLNQRCVVCHGCYDAPCQLKLTSPEGIERGLSKSLLHSGSRLLAVPPSRLYKDATTTQAWREQGFSAVLNERKQVEEANLMASVLYRSLVLKQRDVLTGETASTTVLSDSYDFSLNREQQCSTIGEFDDYELQHPEGGMPYGLPALNNDEFKILASWLMKGAKMSSLPALSDEHIGQVAYWEKWFNQAPLKNQLVSRYIYEHLFLSHLYFNELDNTYFKLVRSITPPGEPIEIIATRRPYDDPNIERVYYRLQRERETILAKTHLPYALNAARMSTFEEIFYQPEYEVDHLPSYEPEVASNPFVTFEAIPPQSRYNFMLQEAKNTIMGFIKGPVCRGQIALNVIDDHFWVFFVTQEAQAGLNSDNFLSQQKAHLRLPAESESNAGVVVNWFQYSQAQKGYLEAKSRKVNQLLNKDSLLDLHLVWSGENLTTTSQEPKGNDNAALTIFRHFDSATVVKGLVGQEPKTAWLIDYPLLERIHYLLVAGFDVYGNVGHQLNTRLYMDFLRMEAEFNFLNLLPKESRQKEHDYWYRDEGINVKKYLENNDHFFAKNTDINYKTQKHKTELFSLLKAHLEKVLPNQYTLAQPGTPVKEVALMQVIMELVGSPVNQLPEVSVLLVNDGDNKRVYTLLKNVAHSNISSLLDEESNLLPAEDTLTVVSGIIGDYPSVYLTVEVDKLPVFVAYLTAMKTAEDYTAWLDDYGVRRSDTRFWQHSDEIQTLNQQLQPINAGLLDYNRLQNR